One Lentimicrobium sp. L6 DNA window includes the following coding sequences:
- a CDS encoding DUF4175 family protein, which yields MSINNYEIIIKKLDAFINKYYKNLIIKGFLYLFLISLSIFIILAVSEYFLHFSVQTRTILVYSYLLIFIGVFVYFVLLPALALLRIYRHINYQDASKIIGKHFPEIRDKLSNVLQLQELGNIDKNQRLLIEAGISQKAEKIKPFPLLKAVDFRSNLKYGKYLLIPLTIILFTWLIQPKYVEEPTKRLVQYEQEFERQWPFKIEIVNEELSAFQKEDFELKVQIIGEEWPDRLFINYQNSRYLFTKKSGNVFVYTFKNLRNSIDFYISDAYEFQTKNYQLEVFPKAVFNHLEIKIFPPAYTQLPNRVEKNINDLRVPVGSVLQYHIKTAHSDSLLFIQNTVFHKYQVEDNLFIISDTIDETKNYRLYSSNQYLDKSDSLSWLVQMLPDEYPRIQVETVEDSLNTKLLYFNGMIDDDYGFSSLSLYIEKGEEKIRQNVSINANTKPQRFYFYLDLEEVNQEKGLDITYYFSVSDNDRWNGPKSARSQKQVYHFDSQDELIEKRNQNSDSLKNELSNNLEEWKDLQNRIKDFKKELIDKELMSWEDRKKMEDLLKEQEELQKKIEDFQKQSKDISEQNEDLEKNQRILDKQEQLQELFEQVMDEETKKKMEELRKMLEEMNKENSQELLDQMELNSEDLEEQLDRNLELFKQLEFEMRMEESIEELKKLSEEQKKLAEETKDSKKDDADKLQQKQDSINNAFEDIKKELSKLDSLNKSLEEPNSLDMKKEEQAKIDSLQQEAQEQLEDKKMDDASEKQEEAAEEMKEMAEGMQMEMEANAMEEMGEDMETLREILDQLIKLSFTQEDIMDTLLAMEDMDPSYNGLVRRQFGMESKLQGVRDSLSALAKRQPAVQPFILKEFNKIDYRLQSTTDFLEAHQVDQALKDQQFIMTSFNQLALMLSEAMEQMEQMMNSMMKGNSSGKSKSCPKPGSGNPSAKSMKQMQQQLNNQMKEMQKQMKDGKKPGKKGDKGKQGQGQGMSEQFARMAAEQAKIRRMMEDYQNQMMEETGGKPSGLDGLLKEMEETEKDLVNKMISQETLKRQQNIMTRLLKSEKAERQREKEQERKSDEGKNIKRSNPKEFLKYKEIKEKDLNLMKTIPLDFNQYYKKKVDEYFYKFDNTDDDDVEK from the coding sequence TTGAGCATCAATAATTATGAAATTATCATAAAGAAACTGGATGCCTTTATAAATAAGTATTATAAGAATCTTATTATTAAAGGCTTTTTGTATTTGTTTCTGATTTCATTGAGTATCTTCATTATCCTAGCTGTTAGTGAGTATTTTTTGCATTTCTCGGTGCAAACTCGTACCATATTGGTATACTCTTATTTACTGATATTTATTGGTGTTTTTGTCTATTTTGTCTTGCTTCCGGCATTAGCCCTCCTCAGAATTTATCGTCATATTAATTATCAGGATGCTTCTAAAATTATTGGAAAGCATTTCCCTGAAATTAGAGATAAGCTTAGTAATGTTCTTCAATTACAAGAATTGGGGAATATCGATAAAAATCAAAGACTATTAATAGAAGCTGGTATTTCTCAGAAAGCGGAAAAAATTAAACCTTTTCCATTACTTAAAGCTGTTGATTTTCGTAGTAATTTAAAATATGGGAAATATCTACTTATTCCTTTAACTATCATTTTATTCACTTGGCTTATTCAACCAAAATATGTGGAGGAACCCACAAAACGCTTGGTGCAGTATGAACAAGAATTTGAAAGACAATGGCCTTTTAAAATTGAGATTGTTAATGAGGAATTAAGTGCTTTTCAAAAGGAAGATTTCGAACTCAAAGTTCAAATAATAGGAGAAGAATGGCCCGATCGCCTTTTTATCAATTATCAGAATAGTAGATATCTATTCACTAAAAAAAGTGGAAATGTATTTGTGTACACTTTTAAGAATTTGAGGAATTCCATTGATTTTTATATTTCCGATGCCTATGAGTTTCAAACCAAGAATTATCAATTAGAAGTTTTTCCAAAAGCCGTTTTTAATCATTTAGAGATAAAAATTTTTCCACCAGCTTATACTCAATTACCAAATAGAGTGGAGAAAAATATTAATGATTTGCGTGTTCCTGTTGGAAGTGTTTTACAATATCATATTAAAACAGCTCATAGTGATAGCCTTCTCTTTATTCAGAATACTGTATTTCATAAATATCAGGTTGAGGATAATCTATTTATTATTAGTGATACAATAGATGAAACTAAAAATTATAGACTTTATTCTTCTAATCAATATTTAGATAAAAGCGATAGTCTTTCCTGGTTGGTGCAAATGCTTCCCGATGAATATCCACGTATTCAAGTGGAAACTGTTGAAGATAGTTTGAATACTAAATTGCTTTATTTCAATGGAATGATTGATGACGATTATGGTTTTTCTTCCTTGAGTCTCTATATAGAAAAAGGAGAAGAAAAAATTCGTCAGAATGTAAGTATCAATGCCAATACTAAACCTCAACGTTTCTACTTTTATTTGGATTTAGAGGAAGTCAATCAAGAAAAAGGATTAGATATCACCTATTATTTTAGTGTTTCTGATAATGACAGATGGAATGGACCAAAATCAGCTCGTTCCCAAAAACAAGTTTATCATTTCGATAGTCAAGATGAGTTGATAGAAAAACGTAATCAAAACTCTGATAGCCTGAAAAATGAGTTGAGCAATAATCTGGAGGAATGGAAAGACCTTCAGAATAGAATTAAAGACTTTAAAAAAGAATTAATAGATAAGGAACTCATGAGTTGGGAAGATCGCAAGAAAATGGAAGATCTACTCAAGGAACAGGAAGAACTACAAAAGAAGATTGAGGATTTCCAGAAGCAGAGTAAAGATATTAGTGAACAAAATGAAGATTTGGAGAAAAACCAGAGGATTTTAGATAAGCAAGAACAACTTCAGGAGCTTTTTGAACAGGTGATGGACGAAGAGACTAAAAAGAAGATGGAGGAGCTCAGGAAGATGCTGGAGGAGATGAATAAAGAGAACAGTCAGGAGTTGCTAGACCAGATGGAATTAAATTCAGAAGATCTAGAAGAGCAGCTGGACAGGAACTTGGAATTGTTTAAACAATTGGAGTTCGAGATGCGAATGGAAGAAAGTATTGAAGAGCTAAAAAAATTGTCCGAAGAACAAAAGAAACTAGCTGAAGAAACCAAAGACAGTAAAAAAGATGATGCGGATAAACTTCAGCAAAAACAAGACAGTATAAATAATGCCTTTGAGGATATCAAAAAGGAATTGTCGAAATTAGATAGTTTGAATAAAAGCCTAGAGGAGCCCAACTCTTTGGACATGAAAAAAGAAGAACAAGCAAAGATTGACAGTTTACAACAAGAAGCACAAGAACAATTAGAAGACAAGAAGATGGATGATGCTTCTGAAAAGCAAGAAGAAGCAGCAGAGGAAATGAAAGAAATGGCCGAAGGCATGCAGATGGAGATGGAGGCTAATGCCATGGAAGAAATGGGAGAGGATATGGAAACCCTTCGAGAGATTCTCGACCAACTCATTAAACTCAGTTTTACCCAAGAAGATATTATGGATACGCTTTTGGCCATGGAGGATATGGATCCCAGTTATAATGGCTTAGTTAGAAGACAATTTGGTATGGAATCTAAACTCCAAGGTGTAAGAGATAGTTTGTCTGCATTGGCAAAAAGACAGCCCGCTGTTCAACCTTTTATCCTCAAAGAATTCAATAAAATAGATTATAGATTACAATCTACCACCGATTTTTTAGAAGCGCATCAAGTAGATCAGGCTTTAAAAGATCAACAATTCATTATGACTTCCTTCAATCAACTGGCATTAATGCTATCTGAAGCCATGGAGCAAATGGAGCAGATGATGAATAGCATGATGAAGGGAAATTCTAGTGGAAAATCTAAAAGTTGTCCAAAACCAGGTTCAGGTAATCCTAGTGCTAAAAGTATGAAGCAAATGCAGCAGCAGCTCAATAATCAAATGAAAGAGATGCAAAAGCAAATGAAAGATGGAAAAAAGCCAGGTAAAAAAGGAGATAAGGGTAAACAAGGACAAGGGCAAGGTATGAGTGAGCAATTTGCTCGCATGGCTGCCGAACAAGCTAAAATCCGTAGAATGATGGAGGATTACCAAAATCAAATGATGGAAGAGACGGGTGGTAAGCCTTCTGGACTCGATGGGCTATTGAAGGAGATGGAAGAAACAGAGAAGGATTTGGTAAATAAGATGATTTCTCAGGAGACTTTAAAGCGTCAACAAAATATTATGACACGCCTTTTAAAGTCGGAAAAAGCTGAACGTCAGAGGGAGAAAGAACAGGAGCGAAAGAGCGATGAAGGAAAAAACATTAAAAGAAGTAACCCTAAAGAATTTTTAAAGTATAAGGAGATTAAAGAAAAAGATTTAAATTTGATGAAAACTATTCCGCTGGACTTTAACCAATACTATAAAAAGAAAGTGGACGAATATTTTTATAAGTTTGATAATACTGATGATGATGATGTTGAGAAGTAA
- a CDS encoding DUF4494 domain-containing protein has protein sequence MQTWFSCKVKYQKIDEHGKQVRASETYLVEAINFTEAETRIYEIMEQYGSGDIVVAGISKTNFSEIVNYEDGQYWYKAKVTWEDFDEKSAKVSKVTNHFLVAANSVKQTFDRVEENLESMMVPFEIPSIALSSILDVFPLFGEEEEQVIPDNLKPLSDFEGEAPKTNIKEESTDTDEEASEEPAE, from the coding sequence ATGCAAACTTGGTTTAGTTGTAAGGTAAAGTACCAGAAAATTGATGAGCACGGAAAACAAGTACGTGCCAGTGAAACATATTTAGTAGAAGCCATTAATTTTACTGAAGCAGAAACTCGTATTTACGAGATTATGGAGCAGTATGGTAGTGGTGATATCGTAGTAGCAGGAATATCTAAGACCAATTTCTCTGAAATTGTAAACTATGAGGATGGTCAATATTGGTATAAAGCTAAAGTAACTTGGGAAGATTTTGATGAAAAATCTGCTAAAGTTAGTAAAGTAACGAATCACTTTTTGGTAGCTGCTAATAGTGTAAAACAAACTTTTGATCGTGTAGAGGAGAATTTGGAGTCTATGATGGTTCCGTTTGAGATTCCTAGTATAGCTTTAAGTTCTATTTTAGATGTATTCCCATTATTTGGTGAAGAAGAGGAACAAGTGATTCCAGATAATTTGAAACCATTAAGTGATTTTGAAGGAGAAGCTCCAAAAACAAATATAAAAGAAGAATCAACAGATACTGATGAAGAAGCTTCGGAAGAACCGGCTGAATAA